tttttatgtaggtacgtaTAAAAAGAAGAGGCTTGGAATTAAGAGGTTTTTGTCGTATGGTAAATTAAACTGTAGGTATTCGAATGCAATTTGAGTAtgtttttaatgtgttgtcgatgtttattgtttactaagaaaatgttatatttcgaACATCTTAATGGCTATcacgtataatataattacataaaacgAATCAAAAAGTATCCATCCGATAGTGGGATCGCATACAGGTTGGCAGCCGTTACCCCGCGTGCATCTACCTGCGCCTCCAGACGCGGCTTTTGTTCCTGTTGTGCCCGTCTGTGGGTTAGTCTAGACTGCAGAGTTGGCTAGCTTACTGCACgtggcttcacccgcgttgtCTTGAACTTTACAAATTGTATAGTGAAACTTTCCTCGAGAATTAAATTTACCCTTCCGCGGACGGGTTGACCCGCGTTATCTATAAATGCTTTACAAATTATACACTTTCGGGAATAAAGTGCACATAGTGAAAACATAATGGAAATCGATGCATTTGTTTTGCAGTTTTCCAATAGACAGACGCGACGGaggattttgttttttaataatcatttactTTGCACTGTGCAGTGATGGTAAAAATTTGTTACGATTCTCTGGCACTTCAACATGCATTATCACTTCTGAAAAGCAACAAGTTGGACGCAACATCTGTTCCAGCTACAAGTTGACAGCAACAAACAATTATTGATTCAACTTTTTACTAAATCAGTGTCATCTTTACTTTAATAATCACaaagttttgttataattGCCAATggtataaacattttattttaattttaatatttttggcaAAACCAGTGAACACGGAAGTTCACGtgattaattaaatcaaatcaattttatttttatgttattaatttaatatgaattgACTCGATCCAAGcagaaaaagaaataaatcgaATTTGGCTAAGAAAGGCTTTTAAAATGTCCAGAAATGTTAAAGTACTACTTTTAATCACTtcgtaaatataaatcaatatatCCGCTAACTTGTTTAATACTTGGGTTACCAACAGGTATTAAGgtgcatttataaattattatttattataatacacgtTATGCAAATTACAATTGTGTTTCAAATGTGCCAATTTAACAGGTAAATACAGCGGGCGTTCAAAGTCACTGCAAAGTTGGCATAACTTAAAATAAGTTAACTGTAGTTGTACTACAGTTAACTATGTTAGGCTACTAATCTAAAGCATTTTCCTCTTATAGTTTTTTGACctgagacatttttttaaaggaatTTCAAGTAGAAATTTATATAATCGATTCACACGTGTCGCATATTAGACGgaattaaaatcattatcCGAAGAACGTAATTAGATTACTTTtatcgtatttttataaataataagataaacaCGGGTTTGCGATCAAACAATTCGCTTGTATTAATTGACCAGTCATTGACCTTACACTGACTAACAATGGCatggtatgaaaaataaacaaactttttgTTGATAcaaattgttaataattaggTGTGTATTATTTGGCTTGGTTTATTATCGCTCAGGCTTAGTACAtgaagatataaataaaattaaaatgatctatggataaaatcaattttaataaaattgtatagaaaAAACCAAATggtaatattgtataatgaactataattttaaaaaatcagtgctgaatttaaataaattatgatttatgttattataatatgctccaaaattagtaaattgcatgttaatacataatattgatttaaaaaatcaataattgaaataaatgaatgtttaaaaatgcTACTGGTAAATATTGTTCTATCGGCTGTgtcaaaacttttttttgaCATTTTGTGTTAACACcgaagtaataaaataaattgcaacGTCCGTTTCTCCCAAAAattgcatatatttttttataaaaacgaGAAAATTTCGGCACTTTTTATTTAGTGAAAACGTTTTATCCCATATCCCTTTACAGTATACAATCAATTTGTCTAATTAAAATCGATATTGTCAACATGACCGAGTTCTGAAATCGATCGCGCAAAAGTTTGTCGAACTCAACTCACCGATGGTCGCGCACAGTGCCACTAACACGCTAGTCACATACCGCGACATCGTCACACACTGGCCGGCGGCGGCGCTCGACCCGTATATATACGCGCCGCGGGACAGCGCGGAGACTGCTGCTGCCTCAGAGAGGACGGGCTCAAGTGCTGCCTCTGAAAGGAGCCTCTTGTGGTGTTGGCCAGAAACATTTGGCTTCGTGGGATGGGTCGGTTAGCATTGACGCTAGAGATGGCTAGGATTGTTAGGGGTTGCGAATGTGATCATAAGAGCTTTGATCAAGTTCTGATTTAATTTCTAATCTCTGGGGCAATACCTAGTTGATTCAAgtctttcatttttaaaattgatcaGATAAATCTTTGATTTTAAATGACTTTGTAAGAGACACAGATTGCACATTATTTGGCATTATTCAAACATATCGAAAATTGGAAAGCATTGTAGCGTTATCAGTTCCAGACCGCATTGTCCTTTGCTAAAATTAACTTATTGTTGTCTCCTGGAGGAGTTATTTATTGCATTTCAAGTGAATGCATCGGGGGCTTTCCTTTGTGACAAGTCGCCTTTGTTCGCGGAGGgaaataaaactcaaaaactTCAATTTCACTTGCATATCGGTGGATATTTGTTGCTGACTTGTGTTGGATTGAAAAACAATCTTGTCAGCTGTGACCGCTCTTGGATATAATAGTTTCTCTTTAATTTGAGTATCTTAAGAAAACTTGATGATCGCTGATAGATCTGTGTATTAAATCAGCACTTAATAATTGAATGTGCTTCTGTGCGTCATAACTCATTTTAAGAAAGTTTAAACCCAACAAGTGTTGTGTCCTGTGACCTGTCCAATTTTTCGCATAATAATTTCACAAGAAATACCCACTTTTATCAGTGATTTGCACGTGTTATTGTTGATTATGtcaagataatattttttgaacgTAGCTGCTGATTTCTATCTCTCCTTTTCTATAACTAcgtgtattaaataattatttcttttcaaTATTCTGCATTGAGAATTGCAATTAAGCTATTTATCATTACCAAAGTGTAGGCTAtcagtatataattaaattatatgtttaataaaacCAAAGGCCGCGGAAGGTTacgaaaacattttatatataaactatataaaattttatgtatttactagctacgctccgcggttttacccgcgtgtctctgttggtctaagcgtatagcctataagccttactcgataaatgggctatctaacaccgaaagaatttttcaaatcggaccagtagttcctgagattagcgcgttcaaacaaacaaactcttcagctttataatattagtatagatttatttataaaattgttttttaactgGTCCTCTGAATTAGATTCGTGTCACATCTTAAGTTATTATGGCTGGACGTGGACACACCCCCGGCTAAGCCTCAGCTTGTTTTATTAAGACCAGCTTAACTTTACCCTTTACCTTAACATCGCAGAAGCACTTCAACGAGTAAACGTTAAAGATTTGAGGTTGATTCGTTATCTTTTAACCGGTTTGAgttatgaattataatttataatagctATTTTTGTCACAGGTTGACATGTTTGTTGAACTTTTTGGTGCCTCTGCaagttttataagttttttttacgtAGTAGGCTATATAAGGAAGCTGATGGTACATACttgtaaatgttaaattttattttgtctcATCCACGCGTAAGATTTAGCAAATTTTTCCAAGATGTCAGAAAATGTTTAATTCGTAGCATAGCAAATGTGACTTTAATTCAAGACTATATATCCTTCATGATTTACCACTGTTGTTTCTTTTTTCAAATGCATATAAATTCTACATTTTGCCACCTTCGTTGTGACTATAAACAATGGCATCAGTTATGTAATTTGGCAAGATAATTCTTTACCcagaaaaataaatgcaaCAACGGTAGCAATCATCTTCATTATGGAATTATGTCGAGACAATTTCACTTTAAGCACACTAAAAATACCCAGAAGTATCCCATTCGAAATGGGGCCAATTATCAATCAACAAGATGTTACAAATTTATTGCAATGTGGTCAATTTGCATACGTGTTTAGTCATCACTCATATGTCGACTTACACATGCattgaacatttatttactttattggGGAGTGACCTACAAGGGATTATTGGTAGGTGGCCATTTTTTGTTGAGTTTCTTTTTGCAAGTTTTCCGTCTGTCTGTTTGATATCGAACCCAGGACATGTTCCGAAAAGttatttagatagataatCTTGTTTAATAGGATTACTTTTGAAATTAAACTGCAATATAACTTCCAGAAATCTGCCTagtacaaaattaaacacttgcATGCGCATCGCATAATTTAAATTGGCGCAGAATTGTCAtgactttttataaaaagctaTATTTAGGTGTCTGGCTTTTCAAGTTACATTGTTAATAAACAAGATACAAAAACTTTTGTTGCGACGAAACACGTGTAACTATAATTAAGTTGGAAATTTTGCTTGTaaggaaaagataaatttatttatttatttgtctcaTCACAACATTAGGTAAATAGACATTGCTTGCAAATACATAGTGAGTGAGCTTATTAACTAGTATTGTGAGAGACTGGTGCCTGAAATAGGTTTCGAGGAACCTGGAGTACAAGTCACTAGCCCCCCCAGCGTACCAATAACAAACtacaagaataattattaggtGATGGTGCAAACGATCATAAATTATGCATCTTAGTGATAAAAGactaaataactaaaattacaCTATGTATTGTAAAGCCTACTgctataataaagttaattaacaGAAGTAAGAAAAGTTAtaccttataaaataaaataaaaatacaaggTATAACTTTTCTTACTTCTGTTAATTAACTTTAGTATAGCAGCTTAATGtatgagaatattttttaacaatactCACCTTAATAACCCCttgaccaccgagcggcccATTGAGACCACGACACTTTTCGATTTTCacgattttctattgtgtctgtgattccgggggctaaAGGAATAATAAAGATTTACTGTATGTTCAAAGGTCTGAATTTTATCGTTATCAGCGTACGATTTATTCTTCTATATTATCACCTATTTCTGTTATAAGTGGCGCTTTAGATTAGCTGTAATATACTATCCATAGATATTATGGCTGGCTATAGACGCTGAATAACGTATGTTTAACGTAACGAGTAAATTTATTCAAgtcacataaaataaaatattatattgctcTCATCTTCAGCCAATTTTTCCTTCAACAGATTTTAAGTAATCATGAATTgattatgaattaattactAAAAAGTGACTAAAATTTTTTCTAGTAAATATATACCAattatcaaatcaaatcaaaatcaaatcatttatttacaatcaaACATGGTTACAACTGTGGTTACAACACAACAGacaacttacataatataataactattttttttttaatcatatatTTCTGGGCTTTTGAACAAATGTTCATGGCAGCCCCATTGcaacaaacaacttacaaactagacacataacaattaacatttctaaataaaacaatgagaACTCCTAGGAGCTAGCGCTATAAGTTGCAAGAAAATCTCCCACCATGCCATACACCAACCCTGCCTCCTCCGAGgaataataactataatatgtggtACATTTATTGTGACATTTTGAACAATGTCTCCTATGCTAGGAAAAAAGCCTGTGTTATAGGAGACATTCATCCGTCCTTTGTTACAATTTACGTAAGGATTTATTACTAAGACTATGCAAGTTTTTCCAAAATTTATAACGGTATCAAAAACATGGTAAATATTcattaactaaaataaaaatatatataagtaaGAAAACATTGTAAGTATCGTTGATAGAAGATGGATAGaggtaaattaataatttaaaataattaattatacctacacataaaattaaaatataaatgtaggaAAACAGCCAGTTGATGAACTACTTATAGAGTTTCTTGCAGCAGCCGGTCTTCGCAGTAGAATATGCTTTCCGAACATAGGTAGTTGtggtgaaaaatattttttctatattttgacGCGCTAAAAATGAGCTTCAACAGCGTTTTGAGACAACTGAAGTAAATGTGGCTgtggtaaattatttatttatttatttatttatacatttattcagGAAAACATTTaagtacaatttttaaatactaaacaataaaataaaacaaaaaacatttacaatctaaaataacattaaagaaaaatttataaaaacattgtttCCTGAAAAGGTCTTGGCTCAGCACATTGTCATGGTTCTAAGCGAACCATAACGCTGATATTCTGCCAAGACCTATTCGAGGAAGTTCATCGTaccaaacataaaatataaatactataGATATTAGCATATATAGAAGAAATAAAGTAAGtatatagttattattaaattttaaaaaaccaATAGTTacataaaagtaatttgaataaataaaaataatacataaaatacagatCGGATAGTAGGTATAGaagtaaattaatgtaatgaGAAAAAGAAATGATTTTTAGTGGCAGCCCTAAGTCTGTGCAGTGCggagtgaaataaaatataattctacTTTTGAATTTGTGTGTTAAGTAAGTggattttgtaattttttttaaaagagcCCTTTGAGCACACTTGTTTTATCGGCGGAGGGATATTGTTCCAACACTTCGTCGCACAGTACTTAAAGCTCCCACGGAAAGCTTGCGATCGATGCCGGGGGATGGACAGCACGTTAGTTACGCTCCTTACTGGATTCAAACCATGATCTTTTCTCCATCTTAATTTTTCGTAGAGATACGAAGGACGCTTGGATTTAAACAGGTCAAAAAGTAGACAAGCCAAATATAGATCTTGTCTACTTTTCATGCTTAGCATTTTGGCGGAGTTTAAAAAAGGTGTTATATGTGATCTCGGAGGGACGTTGAAGCAGTACCTAACACAAGCATTCTGCACTCTTTGAATTAGACGTTGCGAACGTTGAAGCAAACAAGGTCCATACACATTTatgcaataatttaatttagatagTACTAGAGATTCAGCTAAAAGTATACGGAGGTTAGTGCTTATGTAAGGCCGTAGTTtgtaaataacttttaatcGGTAGAAGCAACTACGTACAACTTCAAGGACATGACTTTCAAATTTTAGATGCTTATCGAAAGTAACACCTAAATTGCGAGCCTCATTTACCTTCTGTATGGgaacattttcaatataaagaGAAATATTAGAGTTCTCTATTGCTTGCACTTGTCGCCTGGAGCCAATAATCATGTATTTCGATTTATTAGGGTTCAACactaatgaattattatatgaCCACTTTGATACACCATTTAAATCctgagatattttatttaacgatGAAGACAAATCCTTACAATTCACGGGCAAATACACCTGCAGATCGTCTGCATAGATGTGATATTTGCAAAGGTTAAGGCAGTTAGTAATATCTGctgcatatattataaatagaagAGGACCTAGAATGGATCCCTGAGGTACACCTCGTGTCACAAAAAGTTCACCAGATGTAGAAGTGGAACCATCACTATTGTTAACAATAACCTTTTGTGAGCGACCACCTAGATAACTATGAAACCACTCTAAAGAACTGGTATCAAACCCATAGAAAGAAAGCTTAGCGACCATAAGCTGCAAATTTAAACAGTCAAAAGCCCGAGAGAAATCCAAAAGTACTAATGCTGTCGCATATCCCTCATCCTGATTAGCAAGTAGATCATCGGTGACATTGAGCAAAGCTGTTGTAGTGCCTCGTTGCCTTCTGAACCCCGACTGTAACTccggaaaaatattatgcttttCACAATATTTCACAACTTGAAAGTAAACAACCTTTTCGAGTATCTTAGATAAAAATGGAAGTATACTTATAGGTCTAAGATCTTTGAAGTCCACCGGATTGTCAGTTTTAGGCAGAGGACGAACGAGCGCAATTTTCCAAATAGATGGAAACGTAGATGTAGCCAGAGAGCGATTTACAATAGCTGTAATTACTTTAAGTGTCGTAGGAAGTGTGAGTAAAATCATATCTCTAGGAATACCATCATAACCCTCAGCATTGGacttcaaattaataataattttagctACGGCATTTTCATCAAcaagatcaaatttaaagACACCTTTGccgtaattattattgctgAAGTAGTCAAGGATGGATTGATCTACATTGCCAGAGCCAggaatattcaaaaattgtgAGTTAATCTTATTTGGATCTCGAAGATGGTCAGGCAAGACGGcactagttttaaaattaggCAAAATTTGACTCTTTAATTTTTTCCACAaaactttactattttttgAATGAGCATTAATATGGGAATCATAAAATGATATCTTTTCTTGGTGCAAACATATATTGacaaaactttttaatgatttatagTAAATCTTGTCCTTTTCACACTTTGTTGTACGGTATTTAACGAGTGCATCATCCCGAACCGACATCAAATGTCTGAGATTACTTGTCAACCATGGAGAGCGCCTATTCTTAAGCGAAATGGTGGTTTTAGCAGCGTGTTTATTAAACagagatataatatatgaattaaaAGCAATCACCATATCGTTTACGTTTAGCATTTGGCAAACATTGTTCCAAGGAATTGAGGCAAGGTCGTTATTGAAATCCATCaagttgatattttttaaaggtcTATAAGTGATAAAAGTACTAATTGGTTtaggttttttaattttgaagttCGCAAAGACCATAGCATGTCCGCCGAGCTCAGGGATGTGGCAAACGAGTGTGGAAAAAACGGACATATTTGTACATAGTAAATCGAGAGTAGATTCACTGTGAGAAGTGAAATGTGTGGAATCAGTAATGTGGTTATCTAAACCGCAACACTGAAGGAATTGTTTGAGACTAACCGACATACTGCTCTGGCTATCGTGAATATTGATGTTGAAATCTCCAAGTAAAACAATGTTATCAAAGTCGGAAAAATACGAAAGTGATTCTGAAAGGGCGTCAAAGAAAATGTCTATGCTTTGCCAAGGTGGACGATAAGCAGTCCCAACCAATATCTTGTTGCAATTAATATTGACAGATATCCACATCTGTTCAATGCAGTGATTAATGTTACTAATAGGGTGTTTACATATACGAAAAGAAAGCTGTTGACTAATAAAAAATCCTACTCCACCACCACGTGATCGCGTGCCCGGGGGGCGAGGAATGTGACGAAAAGTATAACCGGGGAGACGCGGCGCTTTCCCCTCATGACCTTGTCGCAGCCAGGTTTCATTAATCGCAAGAATATCTGGCATATGTTTCTCAAAAGCAACTTGGAACTCATCATGGTTTGTACATAGTGATCCAGCATTAAACAATCCAATttttaggtaaatatttttaaccatttttgtatttatataggaaaatgaaaatagaataattacataatttaaatgtgactatagaaattattacataacaaataataatataaagatgtGGATAAACAATGAAGTAGTGAAATGAAttgtaaattatgaatttaatataatataagttgagcatagtattataaaatatatatttttgcctATGTATGAGAAACATTAACTTGAAAACTATAACATgaacatattttatcatataatatagaaacataaagttatttttcaaattgaagTACTCATTATTGACAAACATAaagcataatatatcataatattcatcatcatcGCAATTCAGTAACATAAAACGATTTCTATTTGACATAATCATTATTTGAAGAATGTTTATGTAAGTTACAATTGAGTCaatagtataaattattatacaaacaataaacgtatataattgaaaaatggcataatttttaaaaacattaaaattagcGGAATGTGTGaagaaaaatgttaaacaGTAATAATGCAAACTATCTATAAAAGCgcagtaaaataatgaaaaattactatcataattgtatatataaaacagCTTCAATGTAACTATAGAATTACACAGTTTTGATATGATTAGGAAGTAAAGTAAAAACACTTTCAATATCTTCTTCGGAACGAATAGCATAAACATTACTAGAATCAGACTGACGGGCATATATTTTTCCATCCCTGGTCCAAATAAATCGTCATTGCTTAATTTTGGCCAGGGCACGGGCTTTACCAAATAATACACGATTTTTGTGTGTGAGCCTTTCATGTAAATGGACGCGTTTCACATCATGATTGGGCAAACCTAGGTCGGAAGTAGAAGTACCTCGTCGCACACGGGCGTTTTTCAGGAGCTCGTCTCGTAGTGAACGTCGTGCAAATCTAATTGAAATAGGACGCGTACGAGTGGGGCGATCCTTATCTATGATCAATCTCGATGAATCACTTACATCATTACTTACACCGGTAGTGATTGACCGGCGCTTGGGGCCGATGCGCCGCGCACACACTATATCGCGTTCCTCTAATGTTATTCCCAGTTTTTTTGCCAAAGTAATCGCGATGTGCGTAACTGATTCACCTTCAAATTCGGGTATACCATGGACTTCAACGTCGTTGAGTAAACTTACTTGATCTCGATCGTTTATTTCCGATTGAATTTGTCTTATTGTTGTAAGCATAGATGAAGTGGCGGCGGCGTCGAGATTTTGTTTACTAAGTTGTGATAATTTAGAATGCAGCGACGAGTTTTCAGactctaatttatttatccgATCGCGGTACGTTCCtaaatcatttttcatttGTGTAACTTGAGCAAACAATAAGTCAGTAGTATCATTCAACTCCTTCTTCAACATATCCATTGCTGCCGAAATTTCGATGCTAAGATTTTTGGTAAGTTTCATTTccaaattttcaaatttagaCTCGAGCAACGAAGAGAATTGTTGTATGCTAATAGTGGCCTGATCTATGGGCACGGATGCAATAGACATGTCCTGAGTGACGTCCTCACAGGACATAATACTATCCTCCAAAGTGGGTTCATGGAGCCGCCTAACGGGTGTGTTTTCTCCCTTTTTTCGAGTAGTAATATTGGAACAAGTAGGGCACAACCACTTTTGTTTACCTTccttataatttgtattaaaataagcGATGCTCATATTAAGGCACATTAGATGATAGCAGCCCTTGCAATTAGAACATTCAAGCTCTTCctttttcattgttttataGCAAGCTGAGCAgtgcattttaaatattatgtatttattgaagagTGTTATAAATTCTGGAGTACAATCGGGAAGTGGAGATTTTGTAACGATTTTTAGACACGGTACAGTACCTTAAACAAGTCCCTTTTCAACggcttttacatttattttgtggGGATGAACTTAGATGATCACTTTTAGCATTTGAAAACACTTTAATATATACGTAtcacttttaatttaattaatactacAGGACGATATAAAACAGCTGTTACTAGTTGTAGGTACGGAACTACCCTCCCCACTTAACCACATTCGTGCCGCTTCCGGAATCACTAATAAAcctaattttatctttttacttATACATCATTGATATTACCTAACCACAGTTCACTACAACGCATCTACACAGGTTTAGGTGTAAGCTTAAGTTTAAGATTAAGTACAACTTCAAGCCAATATAAGTAAGTATCTGGTATCATGCAACCGCGCTGCAGATCGCGACCCCGCCGCTGTATCCACGCGGAATTGGCGATGCTCTTATCAGTCAGTGAT
The Colias croceus chromosome 18, ilColCroc2.1 genome window above contains:
- the LOC123699884 gene encoding uncharacterized protein LOC123699884; this translates as MSCEDVTQDMSIASVPIDQATISIQQFSSLLESKFENLEMKLTKNLSIEISAAMDMLKKELNDTTDLLFAQVTQMKNDLGTYRDRINKLESENSSLHSKLSQLSKQNLDAAATSSMLTTIRQIQSEINDRDQVSLLNDVEVHGIPEFEGESVTHIAITLAKKLGITLEERDIVCARRIGPKRRSITTGVSNDVSDSSRLIIDKDRPTRTRPISIRFARRSLRDELLKNARVRRGTSTSDLGLPNHDVKRVHLHERLTHKNRVLFGKARALAKIKQ